In the Euphorbia lathyris chromosome 5, ddEupLath1.1, whole genome shotgun sequence genome, one interval contains:
- the LOC136229164 gene encoding calcium uniporter protein 2, mitochondrial: protein MVLKKTLAERLFKISRLSNQSLSSCRISNPAVQTRIPQNTSKTNIAPDPGDNGIFRRLFHKRALFQTPLSRENGSIPIGENIMEKLRSLDISKNRIRLDGLIPPAIKEIEVSPAEREPRSEGLTVADARKLLKVAQLEIVKSRLRELENSWIPYSDFVRICGENCSDQEQGIRMAKALDESGNVIVLGNVVFLKPEQVVKSIGGLIPIAATYPEDPRMKELEELEKQKAVIDKKADSQVRRELWGGLCYLVVQTAGFMRLTFWELSWDVMEPICFYVTSIYCMMGYTFFLRTAKEPSFEGFYESRFLAKQKKLFKVHNFDVERYNQLRKICYPSVSSSSSLEQIAPLPFDPLHTCKKIN, encoded by the exons ATGGTGTTAAAGAAAACCCTAGCTGAGCGTCTCTTTAAAATTTCTAGATTATCAAATCAGTCCTTATCTAGTTGCCGTATTTCCAACCCCGCCGTTCAGACTAGGATCCCCCAAAATACAAGCAAAACCAACATTGCTCCCGATCCAGGAGATAATGGCATATTCCGGCGGTTGTTTCATAAGAGAGCACTATTCCAGACTCCTTTATCTCGGGAGAATGGATCGATTCCAATCGGAGAAAACATCATGGAGAAACTTAGGTCTCTCGATATTTCGAAGAATCGCATTAGATTAGACGGCTTGATTCCGCCGGCGATTAAAGAAATTGAAGTATCGCCGGCCGAGAGGGAGCCGCGGAGTGAGGGATTGACGGTGGCGGACGCGAGGAAACTGTTGAAGGTGGCGCAATTGGAAATAGTGAAATCGAGATTGAGGGAGTTGGAGAACAGTTGGATACCGTATTCCGATTTTGTTCGGATATGCGGAGAGAACTGTTCGGATCAGGAGCAAGGTATTCGAATGGCGAAAGCGCTTGACGAATCAGGAAACGTCATCGTTTTGGGAAACGTAGTGTTCCTCAAACCTGAACAG GTAGTGAAATCAATTGGAGGACTAATCCCAATTGCAGCAACATACCCAGAGGATCCAAGAATGAAGGAGTTAGAAgaattagaaaaacaaaaagcaGTAATAGACAAAAAGGCTGATAGTCAAGTGAGGCGAGAACTATGGGGTGGACTGTGTTATCTAGTGGTCCAAACAGCAGGTTTCATGAGGCTAACATTCTGGGAATTATCATGGGATGTGATGGAACCAATTTGCTTCTATGTGACCTCAATTTATTGCATGATGGGTTACACGTTCTTCCTGAGAACAGCTAAAGAACCTTCCTTTGAAGGGTTTTATGAAAGTAGATTCCTCGCTAAGCAGAAGAAGCTATTCAAAGTTCACAATTTCGACGTTGAGAGGTATAATCAGCTCCGGAAAATTTGTTACCCttctgtttcttcttcttcttctttggagcAAATTGCCCCCCTTCCATTTGATCCATTGCATACTTGCAAAaagattaattaa